Proteins encoded by one window of Shewanella avicenniae:
- the adhE gene encoding bifunctional acetaldehyde-CoA/alcohol dehydrogenase: MKVTNTQELDSLLERVVAAQIKFSSYSQAQVDRIFRAAALAAADARIPLAQQAAEETGMGLVEDKVIKNHFASEYIYNKYKDTKTCDILEEDETFGTITIAEPVGIICGIIPTTNPTSTAIFKSLLSLKTRNAIVFSPHPRAKASTVAAAKLVLEAAVAAGAPKEIIGWIDEPSVELSNHLMTHEKINLILATGGPGMVKAAYSSGKPAIGVGAGNTPIVIDETADIKRAVSSILMSKTFDFGVVCASEQAVVVVDEVYEQVKERFASHGAYILTGKEIDAVRGVILKNGALNAAIVGQSAAKIADMAGIKVAKYTKVLIGEVDAIDNDEAFAHEKLSPLLGMYRAANFEDAVDKAEALVQLGGIGHTSGLYTDQDRNTDRVHSFGARMKTARILINTPASQGGIGDLYNFKLAPSLTLGCGSWGGNSISENVGPSHLINKKTVAKRAENMLWHKLPSSIYFRRGSLPVALEELAGKKRALIVTDKFLFNNGYVDETVAILKRFGLETEVFYEVEADPTLSVVKAGTKVAENFQPDVIIALGGGSPMDAAKIIWVMYEHPNVDFSDLAMRFMDIRKRIYKFPKLGRKATMVAVPTTSGTGSEVTPFAVVTDEVTGTKYPIADYELTPNMAIVDPNLVMNMPKSLTAFGGVDAITHALEAYVSVMANEFSDGQALQALDLLFEYLPDSYELGAAAPVAREKVHNGATIAGIAFANAFLGICHSMAHKLGAEFHIPHGLANALLISNVIRFNATDVPTKQAAFSQYDRPKALCRYAAVADHLKLAKGKNISDEKKVALLIEAVDSIKDMLNIPKSIQEAGVNEADFLAKVDKLAVDAFDDQCTGANPRYPLISELKELLLCSFYGKAYKE, translated from the coding sequence ATGAAAGTGACCAATACTCAAGAGCTGGACAGTTTGCTTGAGCGAGTCGTTGCAGCCCAAATAAAATTCAGCAGTTACTCACAAGCGCAGGTAGATCGGATCTTTCGCGCCGCAGCATTGGCAGCCGCTGATGCTCGCATCCCACTTGCACAACAAGCCGCAGAAGAAACCGGTATGGGATTAGTCGAAGACAAAGTGATTAAAAACCATTTTGCGTCTGAGTATATTTATAACAAATACAAAGACACCAAAACCTGCGACATACTCGAAGAAGATGAAACCTTCGGCACCATTACCATCGCTGAGCCAGTAGGGATTATTTGCGGGATTATTCCGACCACAAACCCAACCTCAACCGCCATCTTTAAATCACTGCTTAGCTTAAAAACACGTAACGCAATTGTGTTTTCACCACATCCTCGCGCCAAAGCCTCCACAGTAGCAGCGGCTAAATTGGTGTTAGAGGCAGCGGTTGCAGCTGGCGCACCCAAAGAGATTATTGGCTGGATTGATGAACCAAGTGTGGAGTTATCAAATCACCTAATGACCCACGAAAAAATCAATTTGATTTTGGCCACCGGCGGACCGGGCATGGTAAAAGCCGCCTACTCTTCTGGCAAACCCGCCATTGGGGTGGGTGCTGGTAACACCCCAATTGTGATTGACGAAACCGCTGATATTAAACGCGCCGTGAGCTCAATCCTTATGTCAAAAACCTTTGACTTCGGCGTGGTCTGCGCCTCAGAACAAGCGGTTGTGGTTGTCGATGAAGTCTACGAGCAAGTCAAAGAGCGCTTTGCCAGCCACGGTGCTTACATTCTTACTGGCAAAGAAATCGATGCGGTTCGAGGCGTCATTCTTAAGAATGGCGCGCTCAATGCGGCCATCGTGGGTCAAAGCGCCGCAAAAATTGCCGATATGGCCGGGATCAAAGTCGCCAAATACACCAAAGTGCTGATTGGCGAAGTAGACGCCATCGACAACGATGAAGCGTTCGCCCACGAAAAGCTATCGCCACTACTGGGCATGTATCGCGCAGCCAACTTTGAAGATGCCGTAGACAAAGCCGAAGCACTGGTACAACTCGGCGGTATTGGCCATACCTCAGGACTATACACCGACCAAGATCGCAACACCGATCGCGTTCATAGTTTCGGTGCCAGAATGAAAACAGCACGCATATTGATCAACACTCCTGCGTCCCAAGGCGGAATCGGCGATCTTTATAACTTCAAACTGGCACCTTCCCTTACCTTAGGCTGTGGCTCATGGGGCGGTAACTCTATCTCAGAAAACGTTGGGCCTTCACACTTAATCAATAAGAAGACGGTCGCTAAGAGGGCTGAAAACATGCTGTGGCACAAACTTCCATCATCCATCTATTTCCGCCGTGGTAGCTTGCCCGTCGCCTTGGAAGAGTTGGCTGGGAAAAAACGTGCCCTTATCGTCACCGATAAATTCCTGTTCAATAACGGTTATGTTGATGAAACTGTCGCGATATTAAAACGCTTCGGTCTTGAAACAGAAGTGTTTTACGAGGTCGAAGCTGACCCAACTCTGAGTGTGGTTAAAGCGGGTACGAAGGTAGCCGAAAACTTTCAACCAGATGTCATCATTGCGCTTGGCGGTGGCTCTCCGATGGATGCAGCCAAAATCATTTGGGTAATGTACGAACATCCCAATGTCGATTTCTCTGATTTAGCGATGCGCTTTATGGATATCCGTAAACGTATTTACAAGTTTCCTAAATTGGGTCGCAAAGCAACTATGGTCGCGGTTCCTACCACTTCAGGTACCGGCTCAGAAGTGACCCCTTTCGCGGTCGTGACCGATGAAGTCACCGGGACCAAATACCCGATTGCCGACTATGAACTAACGCCTAATATGGCGATCGTAGACCCAAATCTAGTGATGAACATGCCAAAATCACTGACTGCATTTGGGGGAGTTGATGCGATTACCCACGCACTCGAAGCCTATGTGAGCGTGATGGCGAACGAGTTTAGTGATGGCCAAGCATTGCAAGCACTCGATTTGCTGTTTGAATACCTGCCAGATTCCTATGAATTGGGTGCTGCGGCGCCCGTTGCCCGCGAAAAAGTGCACAACGGAGCCACCATTGCGGGGATTGCCTTTGCCAACGCCTTCTTAGGCATATGTCACTCCATGGCACACAAGTTAGGCGCGGAGTTTCATATCCCTCATGGCTTGGCCAATGCGCTACTCATTTCTAACGTAATCCGCTTTAACGCGACCGATGTGCCGACTAAACAAGCCGCCTTTAGTCAGTACGATCGTCCTAAAGCGCTGTGCCGTTATGCCGCTGTGGCCGATCATCTAAAGCTGGCAAAAGGCAAAAACATCAGTGACGAGAAAAAAGTGGCCTTGTTAATCGAGGCAGTGGACAGCATTAAAGACATGCTGAATATTCCAAAATCTATCCAAGAGGCGGGCGTAAATGAAGCTGATTTCCTCGCCAAAGTGGATAAGTTAGCCGTTGATGCATTTGATGATCAATGCACCGGCGCTAACCCTCGCTATCCATTGATTAGCGAATTAAAAGAGCTTCTGTTGTGTAGCTTCTACGGCAAGGCCTATAAGGAGTAA
- a CDS encoding YchE family NAAT transporter: MDFGLYVKFFFGLVAVINPVGLLPVFISLTSHQTPLERDHTAKVANFSVVIILLCTMMAGQYILNLFSISLSAFRIAGGTLIALIAMSMLQGKLGEVKRNKEEDREASVMESVAVVPLALPLMAGPGAISSVIVFAAEHGGWINLTAMSIVVVIFGGLSYGLFRIAPLINRWLGTTGINVITRLMGLLMLSIGIEVMAAGIKGLFPTLVG; the protein is encoded by the coding sequence TTGGATTTTGGTTTATACGTTAAGTTCTTTTTCGGATTGGTGGCCGTTATCAATCCAGTAGGTTTGCTACCTGTTTTTATCAGTTTAACAAGTCATCAAACTCCGCTTGAGCGTGATCATACGGCAAAAGTGGCAAACTTTTCTGTGGTCATTATTTTGCTTTGTACCATGATGGCAGGGCAGTACATCCTCAATTTATTTAGTATTTCTCTTTCGGCATTCCGCATTGCCGGTGGCACCCTGATTGCGTTGATCGCGATGTCGATGTTGCAAGGTAAACTCGGCGAAGTAAAACGCAACAAAGAGGAAGATCGCGAAGCTTCGGTAATGGAATCTGTCGCTGTTGTGCCTTTAGCATTGCCGTTAATGGCGGGTCCTGGGGCTATCAGCTCTGTGATTGTATTTGCCGCTGAACATGGTGGTTGGATTAATTTAACCGCCATGTCGATTGTGGTGGTGATTTTTGGTGGGTTAAGTTACGGCCTGTTTCGGATTGCACCACTGATTAATCGTTGGCTGGGGACCACCGGCATCAACGTGATCACCCGTTTGATGGGGCTGCTAATGCTGTCGATCGGTATCGAAGTGATGGCCGCCGGGATTAAAGGGCTATTTCCTACATTAGTGGGTTAG
- a CDS encoding anti-phage deoxyguanosine triphosphatase: MEFWQQRQLQDQSSRRQDLRSPYQRDRARIMHSAAFRRLQAKTQVLGVGMNDFYRTRLTHSLEVAQIGTGIANQLQQHPNAQVDLLDSMSLVEALCFAHDIGHPPFGHGGETALNYMMRDHGGFEGNGQTLRILAKLEPYTEHYGMNLTRRTLLGIIKYPALTSSLANYAPQPKLESFRQLKPEHWPAVKGIFDDDADVFDWVLAPFSDRDKQLFTQVTESSSTGHYRSQHKSFDCTVMELADDIAYAVHDMEDAIVMGIVDRSHWRQFVTPRALALPPSWITEQLAAIEEKLFSHKHYLRKDAIGTLVNAFVTAVVWEQYDQFESPLLRYRATMAAEYGQLLDIFKQFVLRYVIQKPEVQILEYKGQQIVMELFDALTSDPQRLLPSNTRERWLAAAEKHQGERVIADYISGMTDEFAARLHQQLFSARSISMMEFGGQ, from the coding sequence ATGGAGTTTTGGCAACAACGTCAGCTACAAGACCAATCAAGTCGACGTCAGGATCTACGCAGCCCTTATCAACGGGATCGCGCACGGATCATGCACTCGGCAGCATTTCGACGTTTACAAGCCAAAACCCAAGTCCTTGGCGTTGGTATGAACGACTTCTACCGCACTCGACTGACCCACTCATTGGAAGTTGCTCAAATAGGTACTGGAATTGCCAATCAATTGCAACAGCACCCCAATGCCCAAGTCGATTTACTCGACTCCATGAGTTTGGTTGAGGCGCTATGTTTCGCCCACGATATCGGGCATCCGCCCTTTGGGCATGGCGGCGAAACGGCGCTGAACTATATGATGCGCGACCATGGCGGCTTTGAAGGCAACGGCCAAACGCTTAGAATACTCGCTAAGCTTGAGCCGTATACCGAACACTATGGCATGAACCTAACACGGCGAACACTGCTGGGAATCATCAAATACCCTGCGTTAACCTCATCGCTGGCAAACTATGCGCCACAACCCAAATTAGAAAGTTTCCGCCAACTCAAGCCTGAACATTGGCCTGCTGTTAAAGGGATTTTTGATGATGATGCCGATGTATTTGATTGGGTACTTGCCCCTTTTAGCGATCGTGATAAGCAGCTTTTCACCCAGGTAACGGAGTCAAGCAGCACAGGCCATTACCGTAGCCAACATAAGTCGTTTGATTGCACTGTGATGGAGCTTGCTGATGATATCGCTTACGCCGTTCATGACATGGAAGATGCGATTGTGATGGGTATTGTCGACAGATCCCATTGGCGCCAATTTGTCACACCGCGAGCACTAGCACTGCCTCCAAGTTGGATTACCGAGCAACTAGCCGCGATTGAAGAGAAGTTATTTTCCCACAAACACTACCTGCGCAAAGACGCCATTGGCACCTTGGTCAACGCCTTTGTTACGGCGGTAGTTTGGGAGCAGTATGACCAGTTTGAATCGCCACTGCTGCGCTACCGCGCGACTATGGCCGCCGAATATGGTCAACTACTTGATATCTTTAAGCAGTTTGTATTGCGCTATGTGATTCAGAAGCCAGAAGTTCAAATTCTTGAGTATAAAGGTCAACAGATAGTAATGGAGCTATTTGATGCGCTGACCTCAGATCCACAACGACTACTTCCGAGCAACACGCGCGAGCGTTGGTTAGCAGCTGCTGAAAAACATCAGGGTGAACGAGTAATTGCCGACTATATATCAGGAATGACAGATGAATTTGCTGCGAGACTGCATCAACAATTATTTAGCGCTCGCAGCATCAGTATGATGGAATTTGGTGGGCAGTAA
- the yfbR gene encoding 5'-deoxynucleotidase has product MSHFFAHLARMKLIQRWPLMHNVRKENVQEHSLQVACVAHMLAIISNKKFDGKFSPDKAAAIAIYHDASEVLTGDLPTPVKYFNKEIEVEYKKIEGIAEARLLSMLPEEFQQEFRELLLSDETPSEYKALVKSADTLCAYLKCLEELHAGNSEFRSAKARLESMLDDNPNPAVSYFREHFIPSFSLNLDQINQLL; this is encoded by the coding sequence ATGAGTCACTTTTTTGCCCACCTCGCCCGAATGAAACTGATTCAGCGCTGGCCGCTCATGCACAATGTGCGCAAGGAAAACGTTCAAGAGCATTCATTGCAAGTCGCCTGTGTTGCCCATATGCTGGCAATCATTAGCAACAAAAAATTTGATGGAAAATTTTCTCCAGATAAAGCCGCAGCAATTGCGATATACCACGATGCGAGTGAAGTCTTAACCGGCGACTTACCTACACCAGTGAAGTATTTCAACAAAGAGATTGAAGTTGAATACAAAAAAATTGAAGGCATAGCTGAGGCACGTTTACTCAGTATGTTGCCAGAAGAATTCCAGCAAGAATTTAGAGAACTTTTGCTAAGCGATGAAACACCTTCTGAATATAAAGCGTTAGTTAAATCAGCCGACACCTTGTGTGCTTATCTAAAATGTTTAGAAGAGTTACACGCAGGTAATAGCGAGTTTCGTTCAGCCAAAGCCCGTTTGGAGTCAATGCTGGATGACAACCCTAATCCAGCGGTAAGCTATTTTAGAGAACATTTCATTCCAAGCTTTAGCTTAAATTTAGATCAGATTAACCAACTACTTTAA
- a CDS encoding pyridoxal phosphate-dependent aminotransferase — MRPIIKSHKLDSVCYDIRGPVHKEARRLEDEGHRILKLNIGNPAPFGFEAPEEIVRDVILNLPSSQGYCESKGLFSARKAIVQHYQAKGIRGVDIEDIYIGNGVSELIMMAMQGLLNSDDEVLLPSPDYPLWTAAVNLAGGKAVHYVCDEEADWFPDIEDIKSKISPRTRGIVIINPNNPTGAVYSRELLLEIVELCRQHDLILFSDEIYDRIIYDGAEHIHAASLSTDILTCTFNGLSKVYRAAGFRVGWMMLSGNLKAAKSYIEGLEMLSSMRLCANVPNQHAIQTALGGYQSINELVAPEGRLTIQRDTCYELLNQIPGVSCKKPKGAMYAFPKLDAKRFSIRDDERLVLDLLKEKKILLVQGTAFNWPEPDHMRVVFLPYKEDLQRALFAFGDFLSHYHQ, encoded by the coding sequence ATGAGGCCCATTATTAAATCCCATAAACTGGACAGTGTGTGTTATGACATTCGCGGACCAGTTCATAAGGAAGCCCGCCGCCTAGAAGATGAAGGTCATCGTATCCTCAAGCTCAATATCGGTAATCCGGCCCCGTTCGGATTTGAAGCGCCCGAAGAAATTGTCCGTGATGTGATCCTGAACCTGCCATCTTCTCAAGGTTATTGTGAATCAAAAGGACTGTTCTCGGCGCGTAAAGCCATTGTGCAGCATTATCAAGCCAAAGGTATTCGTGGCGTTGATATTGAAGATATCTATATCGGTAACGGTGTATCTGAGCTGATCATGATGGCAATGCAGGGGTTGTTAAACTCTGACGATGAAGTGCTACTGCCCTCACCTGACTACCCACTGTGGACCGCCGCCGTTAATCTGGCTGGTGGGAAAGCGGTGCACTATGTCTGCGATGAAGAAGCCGATTGGTTTCCAGATATTGAAGATATTAAGAGCAAAATCAGTCCGCGCACCCGTGGCATTGTCATTATCAATCCCAACAACCCAACCGGTGCAGTGTATAGCCGCGAATTGCTGTTAGAGATTGTTGAATTATGCCGTCAGCATGATCTAATTCTATTTTCTGATGAAATCTATGACCGCATCATTTATGACGGTGCCGAACACATTCATGCAGCAAGTCTATCGACAGATATTTTGACCTGTACCTTTAATGGTCTGTCAAAAGTGTATCGTGCTGCTGGGTTTCGTGTCGGTTGGATGATGCTATCAGGCAACCTGAAGGCAGCTAAGAGCTATATCGAAGGGCTGGAGATGTTGTCGTCAATGCGTTTATGCGCCAACGTGCCCAACCAACACGCGATTCAAACCGCACTCGGTGGTTATCAAAGCATTAATGAATTGGTAGCCCCTGAAGGCCGTTTGACGATTCAACGTGACACCTGTTACGAACTGCTGAATCAAATTCCAGGGGTAAGCTGTAAAAAGCCAAAAGGTGCCATGTATGCCTTCCCGAAACTCGATGCCAAGCGGTTCAGTATACGGGACGATGAGCGATTGGTGCTGGATCTGTTGAAAGAGAAGAAGATTCTCTTGGTGCAAGGCACTGCCTTTAACTGGCCAGAGCCGGACCACATGCGGGTAGTATTCTTACCTTATAAAGAGGATTTACAGCGAGCGCTGTTTGCCTTCGGTGATTTTCTAAGTCACTACCATCAATAG
- a CDS encoding Na+/H+ antiporter NhaC family protein has translation MSEPTALSLIPPIVVLVCAILLRRPILALIIGAVTGLLLLDPATVLDNFADASLKVMQDETIGWLILVCGGFGALIALLVRTGGALAFGRNAIRFAKGPRSSLLMTFILGIVIFIDDYLNALTVGETMKRVTDRFKISREMLAYIVDSTAAPVCVIVPVSTWAVFFGGLLVDNGVAAKGEGIHVYMQAIPYMLYAWLAVLMVLLVAMKIVPAIGPMKKAELAAQAGVPAKEQVDLDEVITSDEYALKAMEEEFEAADKQGQLHNFLVPMFMLVGFTVYFDIDVWKGLLATLAITLPYYAVQKLMPFPEMMDQMIDGFKSMLPAIGTVVAAFVFKDVCDQLLLPQYVIDSLSPYMTATMLPAVVFLAMAILAFATGSSWGIFAVTIPIVMPLAQSVGADIPLVIGALLSASSFGSQACFYSDSTVLAAQGSGCNLVSHAVTQLPYALIAAVLAFIGFIVIA, from the coding sequence ATGTCCGAACCGACAGCGTTAAGTCTTATCCCACCCATTGTGGTGTTAGTATGCGCAATTTTGTTACGCCGCCCAATTTTGGCATTAATTATTGGCGCAGTAACTGGGTTGTTACTGTTAGATCCTGCAACCGTTCTGGATAACTTTGCCGATGCGTCACTGAAAGTGATGCAGGATGAAACCATTGGCTGGTTAATCTTGGTATGTGGTGGCTTTGGTGCCCTGATCGCATTACTAGTGCGAACTGGCGGGGCATTAGCCTTCGGTCGCAACGCGATCCGTTTTGCTAAAGGCCCGCGATCATCGCTATTGATGACCTTTATTCTAGGTATCGTGATTTTTATCGACGATTATCTCAATGCGCTCACAGTGGGTGAAACCATGAAGCGGGTAACCGATCGGTTTAAAATTTCCCGCGAAATGTTGGCGTATATTGTCGACTCTACTGCTGCCCCAGTGTGCGTTATTGTCCCAGTCTCTACTTGGGCGGTGTTTTTTGGTGGGCTGCTGGTAGATAACGGCGTTGCTGCAAAAGGTGAGGGTATCCACGTTTACATGCAGGCCATCCCTTACATGCTCTACGCATGGTTGGCCGTGCTTATGGTGTTGCTGGTTGCAATGAAAATTGTCCCAGCGATTGGCCCGATGAAAAAGGCTGAGTTGGCAGCACAAGCTGGTGTTCCAGCAAAAGAGCAAGTGGATTTAGATGAAGTCATCACTTCAGATGAATATGCATTGAAGGCGATGGAAGAAGAGTTTGAGGCGGCGGACAAACAAGGACAATTACATAACTTTTTAGTGCCTATGTTCATGCTCGTTGGGTTTACTGTTTACTTTGACATCGACGTATGGAAAGGCCTGCTGGCAACTTTAGCGATCACCTTGCCTTATTATGCGGTTCAAAAACTGATGCCATTTCCTGAAATGATGGATCAGATGATCGATGGTTTTAAGAGCATGCTACCTGCGATTGGTACTGTGGTTGCAGCGTTTGTTTTTAAGGACGTATGCGATCAATTGTTATTGCCTCAATACGTGATCGACTCGTTGAGCCCTTATATGACAGCCACCATGTTACCGGCGGTCGTATTTTTGGCAATGGCGATATTGGCGTTTGCTACGGGGTCTAGCTGGGGCATTTTCGCGGTAACTATCCCTATCGTGATGCCACTCGCTCAATCGGTTGGCGCGGATATTCCATTAGTGATCGGTGCGTTATTGTCAGCGTCTTCCTTCGGTAGCCAAGCTTGCTTCTATTCAGATTCAACCGTGTTGGCTGCACAAGGCTCAGGTTGTAACTTAGTGAGCCATGCGGTGACGCAGTTACCTTACGCTCTGATTGCCGCGGTACTCGCATTCATCGGATTTATTGTTATCGCCTGA
- the efp gene encoding elongation factor P, with product MKTAQEIRAGNVIMVDGQPMVVLKTEYNKSGRNAAVCKMKLKNLLLGSGTETVFKADDKLEDIQLERLECTYSYFADPMYVFMDAEFNQYDVEAENMGDAINYIVDGMEEVCQVTFYDGKAISVELPTTIVREVGYTEPAARGDTTGKVMKPAKLVNSELTVMVADFVKEGDKIEIDTRTGEFKKRV from the coding sequence ATGAAAACTGCTCAGGAAATCCGCGCAGGTAACGTGATTATGGTTGACGGTCAGCCGATGGTTGTTCTGAAAACCGAATACAACAAATCTGGCCGTAACGCTGCGGTTTGTAAAATGAAACTGAAGAACCTGTTGCTGGGTTCAGGTACCGAAACCGTGTTTAAAGCGGATGACAAGCTCGAAGACATCCAATTGGAACGCCTGGAATGTACTTATTCCTACTTTGCTGATCCAATGTACGTATTCATGGACGCTGAATTCAACCAATATGACGTTGAAGCAGAAAACATGGGCGACGCTATCAATTACATCGTTGATGGTATGGAAGAAGTTTGTCAGGTAACTTTCTACGACGGTAAAGCTATCTCTGTAGAACTGCCGACTACTATCGTACGTGAAGTTGGTTACACTGAACCTGCTGCACGTGGCGACACCACTGGTAAAGTGATGAAACCCGCTAAACTGGTTAACTCTGAATTGACCGTGATGGTTGCTGACTTCGTTAAAGAAGGCGACAAAATCGAAATCGATACCCGTACTGGCGAATTCAAGAAACGCGTTTAA
- the earP gene encoding elongation factor P maturation arginine rhamnosyltransferase EarP encodes MATRSKHSHWDIFCTVVDNYGDIGVTWRLAKQLANEYQLDVKLWVDDLNSFRFILPALDLNQAVQQHQQVTIIKWDNPLSTPWIPGAVLIEAFACELPSEIIDATATLTPFPHWINLEYLSAESWIDDCHGLQSPVKNGIKKRFFFPGFSAKSGGLICERGLLEERERWQQQIANRADYFNGLGLNGIDTQDCVISLFSYETAAITGLCEQLAKAPRSSHLLVPQGRALTSVASALAIDPTDLATHRQIQHGQLTVHLLPMQNQEQYDRLLWSCDINIVRGEDSFLRAQWAARPFIWHIYPQDEDAHLDKLSAFMARYCDQLAPDLTTQWKALNFAFNQADVSAFNQAWQMLNSDWPRLTQHSKVWPKYAINDADLANRLVQMLKNG; translated from the coding sequence ATGGCCACCCGCTCTAAACATTCGCATTGGGACATATTTTGCACCGTCGTCGACAATTATGGCGACATCGGTGTTACTTGGCGCTTGGCAAAGCAGCTCGCCAACGAATATCAACTCGACGTCAAACTTTGGGTAGATGACCTAAACAGTTTTCGCTTTATCCTACCTGCACTCGATCTTAACCAAGCTGTGCAGCAACATCAGCAAGTAACCATTATTAAATGGGACAATCCGCTGAGCACACCTTGGATACCCGGCGCCGTATTAATTGAAGCGTTTGCCTGCGAACTGCCAAGCGAAATTATTGATGCAACCGCCACATTAACGCCTTTTCCACACTGGATAAACCTTGAATATCTGAGTGCCGAAAGCTGGATTGACGACTGTCACGGCCTGCAATCCCCCGTCAAAAATGGCATTAAGAAACGGTTTTTCTTTCCTGGATTTAGCGCGAAAAGTGGCGGATTAATCTGTGAACGCGGGTTACTCGAAGAACGAGAGCGCTGGCAGCAACAAATTGCCAATCGCGCCGACTATTTTAATGGATTGGGGCTAAACGGCATCGACACTCAAGATTGCGTCATTAGCTTATTTAGCTACGAAACCGCCGCCATCACAGGGTTATGTGAACAACTTGCAAAAGCTCCCCGCAGCAGTCATCTGTTAGTGCCACAAGGACGAGCGCTCACCTCGGTGGCAAGCGCACTGGCAATCGACCCGACAGACTTAGCTACTCATCGACAAATTCAACACGGCCAGTTAACCGTTCACCTTTTGCCAATGCAAAACCAAGAGCAATATGATCGGCTACTATGGTCATGTGATATCAATATTGTGCGGGGTGAAGACTCCTTCCTGCGGGCACAATGGGCGGCACGTCCATTCATTTGGCATATTTACCCACAAGATGAAGATGCCCATTTGGATAAACTGAGCGCATTTATGGCCCGATATTGCGACCAGTTAGCCCCTGACCTTACAACACAATGGAAGGCATTAAATTTCGCATTTAACCAAGCTGATGTTAGTGCATTTAATCAAGCATGGCAGATGCTTAACTCTGATTGGCCGAGACTTACGCAACACTCGAAAGTTTGGCCAAAATATGCAATAAACGACGCAGATCTTGCTAATAGGCTAGTGCAAATGCTGAAAAACGGCTAA